The Juglans regia cultivar Chandler chromosome 2, Walnut 2.0, whole genome shotgun sequence genome includes a window with the following:
- the LOC108984384 gene encoding aspartic proteinase-like isoform X1, with translation MNLFGFDRNPSFPCNNMGTKLKPVVASFFFCLLLFPLVFSASNGGLVRVGLKKRKFDQNDRIAAQLESKEGKAWKASIRKYHLRGNSGDPEDTDIVALKNYMDAQYFGEIGIGTPPQKFTVIFDTGSSNLWVPSSKCYFSVACYFHSKYKSSSSSTYKKNGKPADIHYGTGAISGYFSQDHVKVGDLVVEGQEFIEATREPSITFLVAKFDGILGLGFQEISVGNAVPVWYNMVNQGLVKEPVFSFWFNRNADEEEGGEIVFGGVDPNHYKGEHTYVPVTQKGYWQFDMGDVMIDGETTGFCGSGCSAIADSGTSLLAGPTTIITQVNHAIGATGVVSQECKAVVAEYGETIIKMLLEKDQPQKICAQIGLCTFDGTRDVSIGIESVVDDDTRKASGGLRDTMCSTCEMAVVWMQNQLKQNQTQDRIINYANDLCDRLPSPMGESAVDCASLSSMPNVSFTIGGRVFDLRPEQYVLKVGEGDAAQCISGFTALDVPPPRGPLWILGDVFMGRYHTVFDYGNQRIGFAEAA, from the exons ATGAACTTGTTCGGCTTTGATCGAAACCCTTCCTTTCCTT GTAACAACATGGGTACCAAACTCAAACCCGTTGTGgcttccttcttcttttgcttGCTCTTGTTTCCCTTGGTCTTTTCTGCTTCCAACGGTGGGTTGGTTAGAGTCGGACTAAAAAAGAGGAAGTTTGATCAAAATGACCGGATTGCTGCTCAGCTTGAGTCAAAGGAAGGGAAGGCTTGGAAAGCTTCTATTAGGAAATATCATCTTCGTGGGAACTCAGGAGATCCAGAGGATACTGATATTGTAGCTCTAAAGAATTACATGGATGCCCAATATTTTGGCGAGATCGGTATCGGTACTCCTCCTCAGAAGTTCACAGTAATATTCGACACTGGTAGTTCTAATTTGTGGGTACCTTCTTCTAAGTGTTATTTCTCG GTTGCATGCTATTTCCATTCCAAGTACAAGTCAAGCAGCTCGAGTACCTACAAGAAGAatg GTAAGCCAGCTGATATCCATTATGGAACTGGAGCTATTTCTGGGTACTTCAGTCAAGACCATGTAAAAGTTGGTGATCTTGTGGTCGAGGGTCAG GAATTTATTGAGGCAACTAGGGAGCCAAGCATCACATTTTTGGTGGCCAAGTTTGATGGCATACTTGGCCTTGGATTTCAAGAGATCTCAGTTGGAAATGCTGTACCTGTGTG GTACAACATGGTCAATCAAGGTCTTGTTAAAGAACCAGTTTTCTCTTTTTGGTTTAACCGAAATGCtgatgaagaagaagggggTGAGATTGTTTTTGGTGGGGTGGATCCTAATCATTACAAGGGTGAGCACACATATGTTCCGGTGACGCAGAAAGGCTATTGGCAG TTTGACATGGGTGATGTCATGATTGATGGCGAAACAACTG GATTTTGTGGCAGTGGGTGTTCTGCAATTGCTGATTCTGGAACATCTTTGCTGGCCGGCCCAACG ACTATTATTACTCAAGTCAATCATGCAATTGGAGCCACTGGAGTTGTAAGTCAAGAATGCAAGGCTGTAGTTGCAGAATATGGGGAAACCATAATCAAGATGCTACTAGAAAAG GACCAACCACAGAAAATCTGTGCACAGATTGGTTTGTGCACTTTTGATGGGACACGAGATGTAAG TATTGGCATTGAGAGTGTTGTTGATGACGACACTCGAAAAGCATCTGGCGGTTTGCGTGATACAATGTGCTCTACGTGTGAGATGGCAGTCGTTTGGATGCAGAACCAACTTAAGCAGAATCAAACACAAGATCGTATTATTAACTATGCCAATGAT CTCTGTGACCGGCTGCCTAGTCCAATGGGAGAATCAGCAGTTGATTGTGCCAGTTTGTCTTCAATGCCAAATGTTTCCTTTACAATTGGCGGCAGGGTTTTTGACCTCAGGCCTGAGCAG TATGTCCTTAAAGTTGGAGAGGGTGATGCAGCTCAATGCATTAGTGGATTTACAGCTCTAGATGTGCCACCTCCTCGTGGACCTCTCTG GATCTTGGGGGATGTTTTCATGGGTCGCTACCATACAGTATTTGACTACGGGAATCAGAGAATTGGATTTGCAGAAGCTGCCTAA
- the LOC108984384 gene encoding aspartic proteinase-like isoform X2, with protein MGTKLKPVVASFFFCLLLFPLVFSASNGGLVRVGLKKRKFDQNDRIAAQLESKEGKAWKASIRKYHLRGNSGDPEDTDIVALKNYMDAQYFGEIGIGTPPQKFTVIFDTGSSNLWVPSSKCYFSVACYFHSKYKSSSSSTYKKNGKPADIHYGTGAISGYFSQDHVKVGDLVVEGQEFIEATREPSITFLVAKFDGILGLGFQEISVGNAVPVWYNMVNQGLVKEPVFSFWFNRNADEEEGGEIVFGGVDPNHYKGEHTYVPVTQKGYWQFDMGDVMIDGETTGFCGSGCSAIADSGTSLLAGPTTIITQVNHAIGATGVVSQECKAVVAEYGETIIKMLLEKDQPQKICAQIGLCTFDGTRDVSIGIESVVDDDTRKASGGLRDTMCSTCEMAVVWMQNQLKQNQTQDRIINYANDLCDRLPSPMGESAVDCASLSSMPNVSFTIGGRVFDLRPEQYVLKVGEGDAAQCISGFTALDVPPPRGPLWILGDVFMGRYHTVFDYGNQRIGFAEAA; from the exons ATGGGTACCAAACTCAAACCCGTTGTGgcttccttcttcttttgcttGCTCTTGTTTCCCTTGGTCTTTTCTGCTTCCAACGGTGGGTTGGTTAGAGTCGGACTAAAAAAGAGGAAGTTTGATCAAAATGACCGGATTGCTGCTCAGCTTGAGTCAAAGGAAGGGAAGGCTTGGAAAGCTTCTATTAGGAAATATCATCTTCGTGGGAACTCAGGAGATCCAGAGGATACTGATATTGTAGCTCTAAAGAATTACATGGATGCCCAATATTTTGGCGAGATCGGTATCGGTACTCCTCCTCAGAAGTTCACAGTAATATTCGACACTGGTAGTTCTAATTTGTGGGTACCTTCTTCTAAGTGTTATTTCTCG GTTGCATGCTATTTCCATTCCAAGTACAAGTCAAGCAGCTCGAGTACCTACAAGAAGAatg GTAAGCCAGCTGATATCCATTATGGAACTGGAGCTATTTCTGGGTACTTCAGTCAAGACCATGTAAAAGTTGGTGATCTTGTGGTCGAGGGTCAG GAATTTATTGAGGCAACTAGGGAGCCAAGCATCACATTTTTGGTGGCCAAGTTTGATGGCATACTTGGCCTTGGATTTCAAGAGATCTCAGTTGGAAATGCTGTACCTGTGTG GTACAACATGGTCAATCAAGGTCTTGTTAAAGAACCAGTTTTCTCTTTTTGGTTTAACCGAAATGCtgatgaagaagaagggggTGAGATTGTTTTTGGTGGGGTGGATCCTAATCATTACAAGGGTGAGCACACATATGTTCCGGTGACGCAGAAAGGCTATTGGCAG TTTGACATGGGTGATGTCATGATTGATGGCGAAACAACTG GATTTTGTGGCAGTGGGTGTTCTGCAATTGCTGATTCTGGAACATCTTTGCTGGCCGGCCCAACG ACTATTATTACTCAAGTCAATCATGCAATTGGAGCCACTGGAGTTGTAAGTCAAGAATGCAAGGCTGTAGTTGCAGAATATGGGGAAACCATAATCAAGATGCTACTAGAAAAG GACCAACCACAGAAAATCTGTGCACAGATTGGTTTGTGCACTTTTGATGGGACACGAGATGTAAG TATTGGCATTGAGAGTGTTGTTGATGACGACACTCGAAAAGCATCTGGCGGTTTGCGTGATACAATGTGCTCTACGTGTGAGATGGCAGTCGTTTGGATGCAGAACCAACTTAAGCAGAATCAAACACAAGATCGTATTATTAACTATGCCAATGAT CTCTGTGACCGGCTGCCTAGTCCAATGGGAGAATCAGCAGTTGATTGTGCCAGTTTGTCTTCAATGCCAAATGTTTCCTTTACAATTGGCGGCAGGGTTTTTGACCTCAGGCCTGAGCAG TATGTCCTTAAAGTTGGAGAGGGTGATGCAGCTCAATGCATTAGTGGATTTACAGCTCTAGATGTGCCACCTCCTCGTGGACCTCTCTG GATCTTGGGGGATGTTTTCATGGGTCGCTACCATACAGTATTTGACTACGGGAATCAGAGAATTGGATTTGCAGAAGCTGCCTAA